A region from the Vibrio sp. SS-MA-C1-2 genome encodes:
- a CDS encoding DUF2878 family protein: MSRYDINQWVNPVFPFLNAVWFQGVWFIAVLAPETSALLFLFSIFLHLTLSYYFLGAWRRDILVMLLVASIGILIDATLAQLGYFTFYSQQIMPLFLVMIWLHFAIALNYSLVWLNRLPMIWLALLGAVVGSANYFAASKLGAVSFDKGVGITLTIVGTIWLISLVLFMMIQRKVSRFLPVSSTLDKPVNTSSADKLDKDNQRKPQGAQLRLKRSLVVLLAQFFALVFALLSLELSAADANSTSLSTLSSTELPYSKSESPDGTNSKSHHLTDSPKIIGDKHLITQSSEQLYDQSMLKVGETTFRWFIFKIYKVKLYSLSGRYLDQPSNQQWPLKLNIRYYRSIDSEDLVDATLDQWQVQKLSHPNQVQWLEKLNTIFPDVSDGDEITLIIDKQGKSHFYYNGVSIGQVLDSEFSQHFIDIWLSSQTPYKTLRSELVGGR, encoded by the coding sequence ATGTCTAGGTACGATATTAATCAATGGGTTAATCCTGTTTTTCCTTTCCTAAATGCTGTTTGGTTTCAGGGCGTTTGGTTTATTGCCGTTCTTGCCCCTGAAACATCTGCTCTGTTATTTCTCTTCTCTATTTTTTTACATCTGACGTTGAGTTATTACTTTTTAGGAGCATGGCGACGAGACATATTAGTGATGTTGCTGGTGGCTTCGATTGGAATCTTGATTGATGCGACACTTGCTCAGCTTGGCTATTTTACCTTTTATTCTCAACAGATTATGCCACTATTTTTAGTGATGATCTGGTTACACTTTGCGATTGCTTTGAATTATAGTCTAGTTTGGCTCAATCGATTGCCGATGATATGGCTGGCGCTACTTGGCGCGGTTGTTGGTTCAGCGAACTACTTTGCTGCATCAAAGTTAGGGGCAGTGAGTTTCGATAAAGGTGTTGGCATCACATTAACGATTGTTGGAACCATTTGGTTGATTTCTTTAGTGTTATTTATGATGATTCAAAGAAAAGTCAGTAGATTTCTTCCCGTATCGTCTACTTTAGATAAGCCGGTAAATACAAGTTCAGCAGACAAACTTGATAAAGATAACCAAAGAAAACCCCAAGGTGCGCAATTAAGGTTGAAACGATCATTAGTGGTGTTGCTGGCGCAGTTTTTTGCTCTTGTATTCGCTCTGTTGTCGTTGGAACTTTCTGCTGCTGATGCTAATTCAACATCACTTTCAACACTATCATCTACTGAGTTACCCTATTCAAAGAGTGAATCACCAGACGGAACTAATTCAAAAAGTCATCATTTAACCGATAGCCCTAAAATCATCGGAGATAAGCATTTAATTACGCAATCCAGTGAGCAGTTATATGATCAATCAATGCTTAAAGTGGGGGAGACTACATTTCGTTGGTTTATATTTAAGATTTATAAAGTAAAATTATACTCTTTGTCTGGGCGTTATTTAGATCAACCAAGCAATCAACAGTGGCCACTTAAATTAAATATTCGCTATTATCGGAGCATAGACAGTGAAGATTTAGTCGATGCAACACTTGATCAATGGCAAGTACAAAAATTAAGCCATCCGAATCAAGTACAATGGTTAGAGAAGCTCAATACTATTTTCCCTGATGTGAGTGATGGCGATGAAATAACCTTGATAATAGATAAGCAAGGTAAGAGTCATTTTTATTATAATGGGGTATCAATAGGTCAGGTTTTAGATAGCGAATTCTCCCAACATTTCATAGATATCTGGCTCTCGTCACAGACACCTTATAAAACGTTAAGATCTGAATTGGTTGGAGGACGTTAA
- a CDS encoding cyclopropane-fatty-acyl-phospholipid synthase family protein codes for MNDVAQTTRNLNQSARKLTLLETLFRKSLFKALESLKQVKLVIIEDFILSNSSKEIKDSSRQFVFGLNEQHIDGVHLTATIIIHDPRAYQKIALGGDIGASEAFIDGLWSTPDLTQVIRVMAREQGTCDQVEGGFSKLIKWGSLLEHKLNHNSQAGSKKNILAHYDLGNEMYKLFLDSNMLYSSAIYPSETSTLEEAQINKMDLICQRLELKENETLLEIGTGWGGLAIHAAKYYGVNVTTTTISDAQYEYTKARVEQLGLNDKVTLLKQDYRLLTGQFDKLVSIEMIEAVGYQYFDQFFDQCNSLLKPTGKMLLQAITIADQRFESYKNGVDFIQKYIFPGGFLPSVSVMSEKVRDRTDMLITEIHDIGIDYAKTLNEWQKRFNEKESELKELGYGDDFIRLWRFYFSYCEGGFLERKISTVHMVSEKPLYRVTH; via the coding sequence ATGAATGACGTAGCGCAAACAACTCGTAATCTAAACCAATCAGCAAGAAAGTTAACGCTTCTTGAAACGCTATTCCGTAAAAGTTTATTTAAGGCTCTAGAGTCTCTTAAACAAGTTAAATTAGTCATTATTGAAGATTTTATTTTATCTAATTCGTCTAAAGAGATTAAAGATAGTTCCCGACAATTTGTATTTGGTTTAAACGAGCAACATATTGATGGTGTACACCTTACTGCTACGATAATTATTCATGATCCAAGAGCTTATCAGAAAATAGCCTTGGGAGGTGATATTGGTGCCAGCGAAGCATTTATTGATGGATTGTGGAGTACACCAGATTTAACCCAAGTGATTCGAGTGATGGCAAGAGAACAAGGAACCTGTGATCAAGTTGAAGGCGGTTTTAGTAAGTTGATTAAATGGGGTAGTTTGCTTGAGCACAAATTGAATCACAACAGCCAAGCGGGATCTAAGAAGAACATTTTAGCGCATTATGATTTGGGCAATGAGATGTACAAGCTGTTCCTTGATAGTAACATGCTTTACTCTAGTGCAATTTATCCTTCTGAAACCAGTACATTAGAAGAGGCGCAAATCAATAAAATGGATCTGATTTGCCAGCGTCTAGAATTAAAAGAGAATGAAACCTTACTTGAGATCGGGACTGGTTGGGGTGGTTTGGCGATTCATGCTGCTAAATATTATGGTGTGAATGTTACTACTACCACAATTTCTGATGCGCAATATGAGTACACCAAAGCCCGTGTTGAACAGCTGGGATTAAACGATAAAGTGACCCTTTTAAAACAGGATTATCGATTGTTAACAGGGCAGTTTGATAAGTTAGTCTCTATTGAGATGATTGAAGCGGTTGGGTATCAATATTTCGATCAATTCTTTGACCAATGTAATAGCTTACTAAAACCAACCGGAAAAATGTTGCTACAAGCGATTACTATTGCCGATCAACGTTTTGAAAGCTATAAGAACGGGGTCGATTTTATTCAAAAGTATATTTTCCCCGGTGGTTTTTTACCCTCAGTGTCCGTGATGAGTGAAAAAGTCAGAGACCGTACTGATATGTTAATTACTGAAATTCATGATATTGGTATTGATTACGCTAAAACACTTAATGAGTGGCAAAAGCGGTTTAATGAGAAAGAGAGTGAGCTAAAAGAGTTGGGTTACGGTGATGATTTTATTCGTCTCTGGCGTTTCTATTTTAGCTATTGTGAAGGTGGATTTTTGGAGCGTAAAATCAGTACAGTACATATGGTGAGTGAAAAGCCATTGTATCGAGTGACTCATTAA